The window CTGCAATTATAGGATTAGTGTTCGTCCTTTCAAATCCTGAAATTTTTAATACATATGGTATTGAATAAACAATAACGGATTTTAACTAATTTAACAAAACCAGCTAATAGATTGTCAAGAAAAATCTTTTAAATCGAAAACAACTTCATGCTATACTAAAAATGCGCAACTCAAATAACCCTCCGAACTTAATTTGGAAGGTTTTTGCTTTATTTGAAAATGCTGTTATTAAATAGTTTCTTGGAATGGTGTTTTCGTTTTTAACATCGCATAAATCCAGTGTAAAAGTTTATTAGCACATGCAATAATGGCTACTTTATAAGGCTTACCTTCTTCACGTTTTAAATCGTAGAAGGCACGTAATCGCTTATTTCGTGCAATGGTTTCATCAGTTGTTTTCTTTTTACGACTATCTCGAATGGAACACCGAACTGCTGTAAAAAGCATGTGGCGAAGCCTTGCAGAGCCTCGTTTAGTAATATGATTCTTCGTACCTTTAAAGCGACCTGATTCAAAAACACTAGGGTCAAGTCCTGCAAAGGCAACTAACTTTTTGGGATGACTAAACCGATCAATTTCTCCGATTTCAGAAATAATCGTGGCAGCGATTTTTTCACCTACACCGGGAATTGTTTGGAGTAGTTCATATTCTTCAAGTTGTACCGCCAACTTATCAATCTCACGCTCCAACGTAGAAAGTTGTTGGTGGTACGCTTGAAGTAAATCAATATACATATTCAGACTGACTAGAAGGCTTTGATATAGCGTTGACTGAAATGGATTGCGTTCTGCAGCTGCGATTAATCCTTCTGCTTTTTTATGCGCCCAATTAAATGAACGTGCTTTACAATGCCTATCAATAAATTGTGCAATTTCCTCCACACCAGCTTTTAAGACGGACTCCGAGGTAGGGAAGGTTTGTAAAGTTTTTAATGAAACCTCGGCATACAAATCGCCAAAAACACCTTTATACTCTGGAAATACTTGATCTAACACAGCTTGAAATTGAAGCTTTGTTTGAACCATAATTCCCGTCATATTTTCATGTTGTCTTGTCAGATGCCGAAGATTTAATAACTGAACACCACGCTTTTTCTGAGGCTCTAAATCCTCCTTGTAATACAGTTCGCCTAAGTGATAAGCATCAATGGCATCTGTTTTGGTTTTTCGTAAGCTAGAACTTTTTGCCCGGTAGGATACCAATGGATTTACGATAATCACAATGTACTCTCTTGCTTCTAAAAACTGTACAACTGGGGCATGATAGTGACCTGTTGACTCCAAAACGACAGGTGGTTTCATCCCTGCTTGACGCTCTAAATCGAGTAAATAAGAGTGTAACTCTTTTAGACCTTCCACCGTATGTTCAACCTTCACACTGTTTTTATAGGGCATCTTTTTATCCAAGAACATTTGAATCTGACTTTCACCTTTAGCGACATCCAGACCAACAACTGGATTCATAGTTTATCTCCTCCTAGTGTAGTGGATTGACCGGTAACCTCTATCTAGCTTGTCATTCATATATTCGCTTGTTATACGGGATCTCAATGTCCCAACCAGCCTAATCATGTGTTAACAAGTAGAGGG of the Bacillus tuaregi genome contains:
- a CDS encoding IS110 family RNA-guided transposase is translated as MNPVVGLDVAKGESQIQMFLDKKMPYKNSVKVEHTVEGLKELHSYLLDLERQAGMKPPVVLESTGHYHAPVVQFLEAREYIVIIVNPLVSYRAKSSSLRKTKTDAIDAYHLGELYYKEDLEPQKKRGVQLLNLRHLTRQHENMTGIMVQTKLQFQAVLDQVFPEYKGVFGDLYAEVSLKTLQTFPTSESVLKAGVEEIAQFIDRHCKARSFNWAHKKAEGLIAAAERNPFQSTLYQSLLVSLNMYIDLLQAYHQQLSTLEREIDKLAVQLEEYELLQTIPGVGEKIAATIISEIGEIDRFSHPKKLVAFAGLDPSVFESGRFKGTKNHITKRGSARLRHMLFTAVRCSIRDSRKKKTTDETIARNKRLRAFYDLKREEGKPYKVAIIACANKLLHWIYAMLKTKTPFQETI